The following are encoded together in the Xanthobacter autotrophicus Py2 genome:
- a CDS encoding two component, sigma54 specific, transcriptional regulator, Fis family (PFAM: response regulator receiver; sigma-54 factor interaction domain-containing protein; helix-turn-helix Fis-type; ATPase associated with various cellular activities AAA_5~SMART: AAA ATPase~KEGG: rpa:RPA2595 nitrogen assimilation regulatory protein NtrX-response regulator), protein MAMDILIVDDEADICELVAGILEDEGYAARTARDADSALAAISARRPNLVFLDIWLQGSRLDGLELLNEIKAQHPEVPVVMISGHGNIETAVAAIKRGAYDFIEKPFNADRLVMVAERALETLRLRRELKELKQLAPHGHVLVGRSSAVQQLKATIDRVGPTNSRILIVGPSGSGKELTARLIHTTSTRAQGPFVVLNSAAITPERLEFELFGVAEGEGREPKRGALDEAHGGTLFLDEISDMPRETQNRVLRVLVEQTFSRIGSNDKVSVDVRIISSTGRNLEEEIAKGRFREDLYHRLSVVPIRVPPLSERRDDIPDLVEFFVDTISQTTGLPRRPIGEDAMAVLQSHDWPGNVRQLRNNVERLLILAGGDLEATITAAMLPPDVGALVPNLPNGNGGEHLMGLPLREAREVFEREYLAAQINRFGGNISRTAEFVGMERSALHRKLKALGVG, encoded by the coding sequence ATGGCCATGGACATTCTCATCGTGGACGATGAGGCCGACATCTGCGAACTGGTGGCCGGCATCCTGGAGGACGAGGGCTATGCCGCCCGCACCGCCCGGGACGCCGACAGCGCCCTCGCGGCCATCTCGGCGCGGCGGCCTAACCTGGTCTTCCTGGACATCTGGCTGCAGGGCTCGCGGCTCGACGGGCTGGAACTGCTGAACGAGATCAAGGCCCAGCACCCAGAGGTGCCGGTGGTGATGATCTCCGGCCACGGCAACATCGAGACCGCTGTGGCGGCCATCAAGCGCGGCGCCTACGACTTCATCGAGAAGCCGTTCAATGCCGACCGCCTGGTGATGGTGGCCGAGCGCGCGCTGGAGACGCTGCGCCTGAGGCGCGAGCTGAAGGAGCTGAAGCAGCTGGCGCCCCACGGCCATGTGCTGGTGGGCCGCTCCAGCGCCGTCCAGCAGCTGAAGGCCACCATCGACCGGGTCGGGCCCACCAACAGCCGCATCCTCATCGTCGGCCCTTCCGGCTCCGGCAAGGAGCTGACGGCCCGGCTGATCCACACCACCTCGACCCGCGCCCAGGGGCCGTTCGTGGTGCTGAACTCTGCGGCCATCACCCCGGAGCGGCTGGAATTCGAGCTGTTCGGCGTGGCGGAAGGGGAGGGGCGAGAGCCCAAGCGCGGGGCGCTGGACGAGGCCCACGGTGGCACGCTGTTCCTGGACGAAATCTCCGACATGCCGCGCGAGACCCAGAACCGGGTGCTGCGCGTTCTGGTGGAGCAGACCTTCTCGCGTATCGGCTCCAACGACAAGGTCAGCGTGGACGTGCGCATCATCTCCTCCACCGGGCGCAACCTGGAGGAGGAGATCGCCAAGGGCCGATTCCGCGAGGATCTCTACCACCGCCTCTCAGTGGTGCCGATCCGGGTGCCGCCGCTGTCCGAGCGGCGCGACGACATTCCGGACCTGGTGGAATTCTTCGTCGACACCATCTCGCAGACCACCGGCCTGCCGCGCCGGCCCATCGGCGAGGATGCCATGGCGGTGCTCCAGTCCCACGACTGGCCGGGCAACGTGCGCCAGCTACGCAACAACGTGGAACGGCTGCTGATTCTCGCCGGTGGCGACCTGGAAGCCACCATCACCGCCGCCATGCTGCCGCCGGACGTGGGCGCGCTGGTGCCCAACCTGCCCAACGGCAATGGCGGCGAGCATCTCATGGGCCTGCCGTTGCGTGAGGCACGCGAGGTGTTCGAGCGGGAATACCTTGCCGCCCAGATCAACCGCTTCGGCGGCAACATCTCGCGGACGGCGGAATTCGTCGGCATGGAGCGCTCGGCCCTTCATCGAAAGCTTAAGGCTCTCGGGGTAGGCTGA
- a CDS encoding multi-sensor signal transduction histidine kinase (TIGRFAM: PAS sensor protein~PFAM: ATP-binding region ATPase domain protein; histidine kinase HAMP region domain protein; histidine kinase A domain protein; PAS fold-4 domain protein; PAS fold domain protein~SMART: PAS domain containing protein~KEGG: rpb:RPB_2881 multi-sensor signal transduction histidine kinase), with protein MTDAPVKDAVEGVVPRRGIAARLFAPIIVVLSLVLAVATFLILMGLTSIVPTPQVVVGVLTASGIAVLILLAIIGREVWRILRARARGRAASRLHVRIVGLFAGVAVVPAIVVALVASLTLDRSLDRYFSGRTREIVGTAASVAQTYVREHALSIRGDVLAMSNDLSRMKQLYDTDIEKFRQILTAQAALRNVPGAQIVRRDLSVVERANLRTDREYIVPSNIAIAEASTEQPIIYLPSDADFVGAVAPIAGFDDLFLYVARPVDPRVIGFLKVTQDTLADYRALEERRFNVQLAFALMYSIVTLIVLLSAVWLGINFSKWLVSPIRRLMWAAGRVAAGNLEVQVPVNRAEGDLATLGETFNKMTVELKTQRNALVTARDQMDSRRRFTEAVLSGVGAGVIGIDAEAQVTILNRSAEKLLGLSEDEALGRKLADVVPETDALVAEAMGAGQRAVQGNITIQRDGRERIFAVRVTTEQSTAEDHGWVVTLDDITALVSAQRTSAWADVARRIAHEIKNPLTPIQLSAERLKRKYGRHITQDRDVFDQCTDTIIRQVGDIGRMVDEFSSFARMPKPVVDAQDLAETVRQGVFLMRVGHPDVTFETELPPSMPARFDRRLISQALTNILKNAAEAIEGVPEAERGKGLIRVRVVAEGEDRVIDVIDNGAGLPKEKRSRLLEPYVTTREKGTGLGLAIVGKIMEEHGGFIELNDSPEGRGAWIRLRMRADGQPPAGAGGAQPVPETGRA; from the coding sequence ATGACGGACGCGCCGGTCAAGGACGCAGTGGAAGGCGTTGTGCCCCGTCGCGGCATTGCCGCCCGCCTGTTCGCGCCCATCATTGTGGTCCTGTCGCTGGTGCTGGCGGTCGCCACCTTCCTGATCCTGATGGGCCTCACCTCCATCGTGCCGACGCCGCAGGTGGTGGTGGGCGTGCTCACCGCATCGGGCATCGCGGTGCTCATCCTGCTGGCCATCATCGGCCGGGAGGTGTGGCGCATCCTGCGGGCACGGGCGCGCGGGCGGGCCGCCTCGCGGCTGCATGTGCGCATCGTCGGCCTGTTCGCGGGCGTGGCGGTGGTGCCGGCCATCGTGGTGGCGCTGGTGGCCAGCCTCACCCTCGACCGCAGCCTTGATCGCTACTTCTCCGGCCGGACCCGGGAGATCGTCGGCACCGCCGCTTCGGTGGCGCAGACCTATGTGCGCGAGCACGCGCTCTCCATCCGCGGCGACGTGCTCGCCATGAGCAATGACCTGTCGCGGATGAAGCAGCTCTACGACACGGATATCGAGAAGTTCCGGCAGATCCTCACCGCCCAGGCGGCGCTGCGCAACGTGCCGGGCGCACAGATCGTCCGGCGCGACCTCTCGGTGGTGGAGCGGGCGAACCTGCGGACGGACCGCGAATATATCGTCCCCTCCAACATCGCCATCGCCGAGGCTTCCACCGAGCAGCCCATCATCTATCTGCCGTCGGACGCGGACTTCGTGGGCGCGGTGGCGCCGATCGCGGGATTCGACGACCTGTTCCTTTACGTGGCGCGGCCCGTCGACCCGCGGGTCATCGGCTTTCTCAAGGTGACGCAGGACACCCTTGCCGATTACCGGGCGCTGGAGGAGCGGCGCTTCAACGTGCAGCTCGCCTTTGCGCTGATGTATTCCATTGTCACGCTCATCGTGCTGCTGTCGGCGGTCTGGCTCGGGATCAACTTCTCCAAATGGCTGGTATCGCCCATCCGGCGGCTCATGTGGGCGGCGGGACGGGTGGCGGCGGGCAATCTGGAAGTGCAGGTGCCGGTCAACCGGGCCGAGGGCGACCTCGCGACCCTGGGCGAAACCTTCAACAAGATGACGGTCGAGCTGAAGACCCAGCGCAACGCGTTGGTGACGGCGCGCGACCAGATGGACAGCCGTCGCCGCTTCACCGAGGCGGTGCTCTCCGGCGTCGGCGCGGGCGTCATCGGCATCGATGCCGAGGCGCAGGTCACCATCCTCAACCGCTCCGCCGAGAAGCTCCTGGGCCTGAGCGAGGACGAGGCGCTCGGCCGCAAGCTCGCGGATGTGGTGCCGGAAACCGACGCCCTGGTGGCCGAGGCCATGGGCGCGGGCCAGCGCGCGGTACAGGGCAACATCACCATCCAGCGGGACGGCCGGGAACGGATTTTCGCCGTCCGGGTCACCACCGAGCAGTCCACGGCCGAGGATCACGGCTGGGTGGTGACGCTGGACGACATCACCGCCCTGGTCTCGGCCCAGCGCACCTCCGCCTGGGCTGACGTGGCCCGGCGCATCGCCCACGAGATCAAGAACCCGCTGACCCCCATCCAGCTCTCCGCCGAGCGGCTGAAGCGCAAGTACGGGCGCCACATCACCCAGGATCGCGACGTGTTCGACCAGTGCACCGACACCATCATCCGTCAGGTCGGCGACATCGGCCGGATGGTGGACGAGTTCTCCTCCTTCGCCCGCATGCCCAAGCCCGTGGTAGATGCGCAGGACCTTGCCGAGACCGTGCGCCAGGGCGTGTTCCTCATGCGCGTCGGCCATCCTGACGTGACCTTCGAGACCGAGCTGCCGCCCTCCATGCCGGCGCGGTTCGACCGGCGCCTGATCTCCCAGGCGCTCACCAACATCCTCAAGAACGCCGCCGAGGCCATCGAGGGGGTGCCTGAGGCCGAGCGCGGCAAGGGCCTCATCCGCGTGCGCGTGGTTGCGGAGGGCGAGGACCGCGTCATCGACGTCATCGACAACGGCGCCGGACTGCCGAAGGAAAAGCGCAGCCGGCTGCTGGAGCCGTATGTGACCACCCGCGAGAAGGGCACCGGGCTCGGCCTCGCCATCGTGGGGAAAATCATGGAAGAGCACGGCGGCTTCATCGAACTCAACGATTCCCCCGAGGGCCGGGGGGCCTGGATCCGGCTTCGGATGCGGGCAGACGGTCAACCACCGGCCGGCGCGGGCGGGGCGCAACCGGTCCCTGAAACAGGGAGGGCCTGA
- a CDS encoding nitrogen metabolism transcriptional regulator, NtrC, Fis Family (TIGRFAM: nitrogen regulation protein NR(I)~PFAM: response regulator receiver; sigma-54 factor interaction domain-containing protein; helix-turn-helix Fis-type~SMART: AAA ATPase~KEGG: rpb:RPB_2882 nitrogen metabolism transcriptional regulator, NtrC, fis family), with product MSMPTGSILVADDDAAIRTVLNQALSRAGYEVRSCGNAATLWRWVSQGDGDLVITDVVMPDENAFDLLPRIKKARPDLPVIVMSAQNTFMTAIRASERGAYEYLPKPFDLKELISIVGRALAEPKKGDGHHHSHEEQDNIPLVGRSPAMQEIYRLLARLMQTDLTVMIAGESGTGKELVARALHDYGKRRTGPFVAINMAAIPRDLIESELFGHEKGSFTGATTRNPGRFEQAEGGTLFLDEIGDMPMEAQTRLLRVLQQGEYTTVGGRTPIKTDVRIIAATNKDLRTLIQQGLFREDLFFRLNVVPLRLPPLRERSEDVPDLVRHFFLQAEREGLPAKQIDTAALDRLKRYRWPGNVRELENLVRRLAALYPQEVITPAIIEAELSEPMPSALSEEGPVDATLAASVERHLNTYFSGFGEDLPPPGLYHRILKDVEYPLLSAALAATRGNQIKAAELLGLNRNTLRKKIRDLDIQVIRTSR from the coding sequence GTGTCGATGCCTACCGGAAGCATCCTGGTCGCCGACGACGACGCCGCGATCCGCACCGTGCTCAACCAGGCGCTGTCGCGCGCCGGCTACGAGGTGCGGTCCTGCGGCAACGCCGCCACACTCTGGCGCTGGGTGAGCCAGGGCGATGGCGACCTCGTCATCACCGATGTGGTGATGCCGGACGAGAACGCCTTCGATCTCCTGCCGCGCATCAAGAAGGCGCGGCCGGACCTGCCGGTCATCGTCATGAGCGCGCAGAACACCTTCATGACCGCCATCCGCGCTTCCGAGCGCGGGGCCTATGAATATCTGCCCAAGCCGTTCGACCTGAAGGAGCTGATCTCCATCGTCGGCCGCGCCCTGGCAGAGCCGAAGAAGGGCGATGGCCACCACCATTCCCACGAGGAGCAGGACAATATCCCGCTGGTGGGCCGCTCGCCCGCCATGCAGGAGATCTATCGCCTCCTCGCCCGGCTGATGCAGACCGACCTCACCGTGATGATCGCGGGCGAGAGCGGCACCGGCAAGGAGCTGGTGGCCCGTGCGCTCCATGATTACGGCAAGCGCCGCACCGGGCCGTTCGTCGCCATCAACATGGCGGCGATCCCGCGCGACCTCATCGAATCGGAGCTGTTCGGCCACGAGAAGGGCTCGTTCACCGGCGCCACCACGCGCAATCCCGGCCGTTTCGAGCAGGCGGAGGGCGGCACGCTCTTCCTCGACGAGATCGGCGACATGCCTATGGAGGCGCAGACCCGCCTGCTGCGCGTGCTGCAGCAGGGCGAATACACCACCGTCGGCGGGCGTACGCCCATCAAGACCGACGTGCGCATCATCGCCGCCACCAACAAGGATTTGCGCACCCTGATCCAGCAGGGCCTGTTCCGCGAGGACCTGTTCTTCCGCCTGAACGTGGTGCCTCTGCGCCTGCCGCCGTTGCGCGAGCGCTCGGAAGATGTGCCGGACCTGGTGCGCCACTTCTTCCTCCAGGCGGAGCGGGAGGGCCTGCCGGCCAAGCAGATCGACACCGCCGCCCTCGACCGGCTGAAGCGCTACCGCTGGCCCGGCAACGTGCGCGAGCTGGAGAACCTGGTGCGGCGCCTCGCGGCGCTCTATCCGCAGGAGGTGATCACCCCCGCCATCATCGAGGCGGAGCTGTCAGAGCCCATGCCGAGCGCCCTCTCGGAGGAGGGCCCGGTGGATGCCACGCTGGCAGCCTCGGTGGAGCGTCACCTCAACACCTATTTCTCGGGCTTCGGCGAGGACCTGCCGCCCCCCGGCCTCTATCACCGCATCCTGAAGGACGTGGAATACCCACTGCTTTCGGCGGCGCTGGCGGCTACGCGCGGCAACCAGATCAAGGCCGCGGAGCTTCTGGGCCTGAACCGCAACACCCTGCGCAAGAAGATCCGGGATCTCGATATCCAGGTCATCCGCACGTCCAGATGA
- a CDS encoding signal transduction histidine kinase, nitrogen specific, NtrB (KEGG: rpa:RPA2592 nitrogen regulatory signal transduction histidine kinase NtrB~TIGRFAM: PAS sensor protein~PFAM: ATP-binding region ATPase domain protein; histidine kinase A domain protein; PAS fold-4 domain protein; PAS fold domain protein~SMART: PAS domain containing protein), producing MTAEARKQDTRKMDQKRKAEQEIGKDQGMPRAILDAVPHPVFTIASNGHVAEANVAAEAFFEVSAPLLRRRPLADLVPFGTPLLGLIEQVRQRGAPVNEYRVDLGTPRNGGERIVDIHVAPVSEHPDQVVVMLQERTIADKMDRQLTHRGAARSVSALASMLAHEIKNPLSGIRGAAQLLEQSADDDDRALTRLICEEADRIVKLVDRMEVFSDERPVEREPVNIHAVLEHVRTLAASGFARHIRIVEEYDPSLPPVLANRDQLIQVFLNLVKNAAEAIDSDQDGEIQLTTAFRPGVRLTVPGASTRVSLPLEFCVRDNGKGVPDDLIPHLFDPFVTTKPTGSGLGLALVAKIIGDHGGIVECDSQPRRTTFRVLLPMYRGKSTAQEDN from the coding sequence ATGACGGCCGAAGCCAGAAAGCAAGACACACGGAAGATGGATCAAAAGCGCAAGGCTGAGCAGGAGATCGGCAAGGATCAGGGGATGCCCCGCGCCATCCTGGACGCCGTTCCGCACCCTGTCTTCACCATTGCCAGCAACGGGCATGTGGCGGAGGCGAACGTGGCGGCCGAGGCCTTCTTCGAGGTCAGCGCGCCGCTGCTGCGCCGCCGGCCCCTGGCCGACCTCGTGCCGTTCGGGACCCCGCTGCTCGGCCTCATCGAGCAGGTGCGCCAGCGCGGCGCGCCGGTGAACGAATATCGCGTCGATCTCGGCACCCCCCGCAACGGCGGCGAGCGCATCGTGGACATTCACGTGGCGCCGGTGTCGGAGCATCCCGACCAGGTGGTGGTGATGCTCCAGGAGCGCACCATCGCCGACAAGATGGACCGCCAGCTGACCCATCGCGGCGCCGCCCGCTCGGTGAGCGCGCTGGCCTCCATGCTGGCCCACGAGATCAAGAACCCGCTCTCCGGCATCCGTGGCGCGGCGCAACTGCTGGAGCAGTCGGCGGACGACGACGACCGCGCTCTGACCCGCCTCATCTGCGAGGAAGCCGATCGCATCGTGAAGCTGGTGGACCGCATGGAGGTGTTCTCCGACGAGCGCCCGGTGGAGCGCGAGCCGGTGAACATCCACGCGGTGCTGGAGCATGTGCGTACCCTCGCCGCGTCGGGGTTCGCGCGGCATATCCGCATCGTGGAGGAATACGACCCCTCGTTGCCGCCGGTGCTCGCCAATCGCGACCAGCTGATCCAGGTTTTCCTGAACCTGGTGAAGAACGCGGCCGAGGCCATCGACAGCGACCAGGACGGCGAGATCCAGCTCACCACGGCGTTCCGGCCGGGCGTGCGGCTGACGGTTCCCGGCGCCTCCACGCGGGTGAGCCTGCCTCTGGAATTCTGCGTCCGCGACAACGGCAAGGGCGTGCCGGACGACCTCATTCCCCACCTGTTCGACCCGTTCGTCACCACCAAGCCGACGGGCAGTGGCCTCGGTCTTGCTTTGGTAGCGAAGATCATCGGCGACCACGGCGGCATCGTCGAATGCGACAGTCAGCCCCGCCGTACAACCTTCCGCGTGCTCCTGCCCATGTATCGCGGCAAGAGCACGGCTCAAGAGGATAACTGA
- a CDS encoding putative TIM-barrel protein, nifR3 family (TIGRFAM: putative TIM-barrel protein, nifR3 family~PFAM: dihydrouridine synthase DuS; dihydroorotate dehydrogenase~KEGG: rpd:RPD_2588 dihydrouridine synthase TIM-barrel protein nifR3), which translates to MQETVAFSIPALRIGSHALPNAVILAPMAGITDAPVRRMAVRYGAGLVISEMVASEALLEGHPEMVLRAEGEGVPLHAVQIAGNDPYLMGEAARVAEAAGAGIIDINMGCPAKRVTTGAAGAALLRDLPLAQAILEAVRGAVSIPVTVKTRLGWDDTASTAVDLARMAQESGLAMVTIHGRTRCQFYTGRADWTAIRAVKDAVSIPVIANGDVTAPSDGPAILDASGADGVMIGRGAQGRPWFPGRVARAIAGQHDTADPDLDEQHAVLLELYEGWLELYGRALGVRQARKHVGWALDAAAGGTGAARAGIVAGWRKRLLVLEDPAQVKAGIGAAFDDIMWRAAA; encoded by the coding sequence GTGCAAGAGACTGTCGCATTTTCCATTCCGGCGTTGCGGATCGGCTCCCACGCGCTGCCCAATGCGGTGATCCTCGCCCCCATGGCGGGAATCACGGATGCACCGGTGCGGCGGATGGCTGTTCGTTACGGAGCCGGCCTCGTCATATCAGAAATGGTGGCGAGCGAAGCGCTGCTGGAAGGCCATCCCGAGATGGTACTTCGCGCGGAGGGGGAGGGCGTGCCGCTCCACGCCGTGCAGATCGCCGGCAATGACCCGTACCTGATGGGCGAGGCTGCCCGCGTGGCCGAGGCGGCCGGGGCTGGCATCATCGATATCAACATGGGCTGCCCGGCCAAGCGCGTCACCACCGGAGCGGCCGGCGCCGCCCTGCTGCGCGACCTGCCGCTGGCTCAAGCGATTCTCGAAGCCGTGCGCGGCGCGGTCTCGATCCCGGTCACGGTGAAGACCCGGCTGGGCTGGGATGATACGGCCTCCACGGCCGTGGATCTGGCGCGCATGGCGCAGGAGAGCGGCCTTGCCATGGTCACCATCCATGGCCGTACCCGCTGCCAGTTCTATACCGGCCGCGCCGACTGGACCGCCATCCGCGCAGTGAAGGACGCCGTCTCCATCCCGGTGATCGCCAATGGCGACGTGACGGCGCCGTCGGACGGCCCCGCCATCCTCGACGCCTCCGGGGCGGATGGGGTGATGATCGGGCGCGGGGCGCAGGGCCGGCCGTGGTTTCCCGGCCGCGTCGCCCGCGCCATCGCCGGTCAGCATGACACCGCCGATCCGGACCTGGACGAGCAGCACGCGGTCTTGCTGGAGCTTTATGAGGGCTGGCTCGAGCTTTATGGCCGGGCGTTGGGGGTGAGGCAGGCGCGCAAGCACGTGGGCTGGGCGCTGGACGCGGCCGCCGGCGGCACCGGCGCGGCGCGGGCCGGCATCGTGGCGGGCTGGCGCAAGCGTCTCCTCGTATTGGAGGACCCCGCCCAGGTGAAGGCCGGCATCGGTGCCGCCTTCGACGACATCATGTGGAGGGCCGCGGCATGA
- a CDS encoding 2C-methyl-D-erythritol 2,4-cyclodiphosphate synthase (TIGRFAM: 2-C-methyl-D-erythritol 4-phosphate cytidylyltransferase; 2C-methyl-D-erythritol 2,4-cyclodiphosphate synthase~PFAM: 4-diphosphocytidyl-2C-methyl-D-erythritol synthase; MECDP-synthase~KEGG: rpa:RPA2590 4-diphosphocytidyl-2C-methyl-D-erythritol synthase:YgbB) — protein sequence MSEVANPSCVAIIVAAGRGTRAGGPLPKQYQAIGGEPVLRRTLRLFATHPQITAVLAVIHSDDSVRFADTARDLPKILAPAFGGATRQASVRAGLEALAAASCTSPDLVLVHDAARPYTSPDLIARAVAAAQAADAAIPVLPVTDTVKRVDAAGIVAETLDRAALRTVQTPQAFRFDALRAAHAAAAAAGVETLTDDAAVMEWAGQPVATFEGESTNVKLTTPEDMTRAAGASFADLGDVRTGTGFDVHAFGPGDHVMLGGVAVPHSAGLVGHSDADVGLHALTDALLGALCDGDIGAHFPPSDPQWKGASSDRFLAHAVEKVTARGGRIAHLDLTLICEAPKVGPHRDAIRAAISLITGVPLARVSVKATTTEKLGFTGRREGIAAMASATIRLPFADEAEG from the coding sequence ATGAGCGAAGTGGCGAATCCCTCATGCGTGGCCATTATCGTCGCCGCCGGACGCGGCACCCGCGCCGGTGGACCGCTGCCGAAGCAATATCAGGCCATCGGCGGCGAGCCGGTGCTGCGCCGCACGCTGCGCCTTTTCGCGACCCATCCGCAGATCACGGCCGTGCTCGCCGTCATCCATAGCGATGATTCTGTCCGCTTTGCGGACACGGCCCGCGATCTGCCCAAGATCTTGGCACCGGCCTTCGGCGGGGCGACCCGCCAGGCGTCTGTCCGCGCGGGGCTGGAAGCCCTTGCCGCCGCATCGTGCACCAGCCCGGACCTGGTGCTGGTGCACGATGCGGCGCGCCCCTACACCTCGCCGGACCTCATCGCCCGCGCTGTGGCGGCGGCGCAGGCCGCGGATGCCGCCATTCCCGTGCTCCCCGTAACCGACACGGTGAAGCGGGTGGATGCCGCCGGCATCGTGGCCGAGACCTTGGACCGCGCGGCGCTGCGCACGGTGCAGACCCCGCAGGCGTTCCGCTTCGACGCCCTGCGCGCCGCCCATGCCGCTGCCGCCGCGGCCGGGGTGGAGACGTTGACCGACGATGCGGCGGTGATGGAATGGGCCGGCCAGCCCGTGGCCACCTTCGAAGGCGAGAGCACCAACGTGAAGCTGACCACCCCTGAAGACATGACCCGCGCCGCCGGCGCCTCCTTCGCAGATCTTGGCGACGTGCGCACCGGCACCGGCTTCGACGTGCACGCCTTCGGCCCCGGCGACCATGTGATGCTCGGCGGGGTCGCGGTGCCCCACAGCGCCGGCCTCGTCGGCCATTCCGATGCGGACGTGGGCCTGCACGCCCTCACCGACGCGCTGCTCGGTGCGCTGTGCGATGGCGACATCGGAGCCCATTTCCCGCCCTCCGACCCGCAGTGGAAGGGCGCGTCCTCCGACCGTTTCCTTGCCCATGCGGTGGAGAAGGTGACGGCGCGGGGCGGGCGCATTGCCCATCTCGACCTCACCCTCATCTGCGAGGCGCCGAAGGTGGGGCCGCACCGCGACGCCATCCGCGCCGCCATTTCGCTTATCACCGGCGTGCCCCTCGCCCGCGTTTCGGTGAAGGCGACCACCACCGAGAAGCTGGGCTTCACCGGCCGGCGGGAGGGCATCGCCGCCATGGCCAGCGCCACCATCCGCCTGCCCTTCGCGGACGAGGCGGAGGGCTGA
- a CDS encoding stationary-phase survival protein SurE (TIGRFAM: stationary-phase survival protein SurE~PFAM: Survival protein SurE~KEGG: rpd:RPD_2784 stationary-phase survival protein SurE), translating to MTTVRGKGAGHGSSVAATSSYGKGPMRILVTNDDGIHAAGLEACVRIAQSFTDDVWVVAPEFDQSGVAHSLSLSDPLRLRQVEERRYAVKGTPTDCVIMAVRHILADNPPDLVLSGVNRGQNIAEDVSYSGTVAGAIEGTILGIPSIALSQAFGIKTRENPNYITAETHAPKIIRTLLGEGIPPGIVMNVNFPDRAPDEITGIAATFQGKRDQRLMRIDERRDGRGNPYYWIAFERRIFETSPGSDLRALDEGRISVTPLRLDMTDEPQMTRLALLFDAK from the coding sequence ATGACGACGGTTCGGGGCAAGGGCGCCGGTCACGGAAGTTCGGTGGCTGCGACATCAAGCTACGGAAAAGGTCCCATGCGCATCCTGGTCACCAATGACGACGGCATCCACGCGGCGGGCCTCGAGGCCTGCGTCCGCATCGCCCAGAGCTTCACCGACGACGTGTGGGTGGTGGCGCCCGAGTTCGACCAGTCCGGCGTCGCCCACTCCCTGTCGCTCAGCGATCCCCTGCGCCTGCGGCAGGTGGAGGAGCGCCGCTATGCGGTGAAGGGCACGCCCACGGACTGCGTGATCATGGCGGTGCGGCACATCCTGGCCGACAACCCGCCGGACCTCGTGCTCTCCGGCGTCAACCGGGGCCAGAACATCGCCGAGGACGTGAGCTATTCGGGCACCGTGGCGGGGGCCATCGAGGGCACCATCCTGGGCATTCCCTCCATCGCCTTGTCGCAGGCCTTCGGCATCAAGACCCGCGAGAATCCCAACTACATCACTGCCGAGACCCATGCGCCCAAGATCATCCGTACCCTGCTGGGCGAGGGCATTCCCCCCGGCATCGTGATGAATGTGAACTTCCCGGATCGCGCGCCGGACGAGATCACCGGCATCGCCGCCACCTTCCAGGGCAAGCGCGACCAGCGCCTCATGCGCATCGACGAGCGCCGCGACGGGCGGGGCAATCCCTATTACTGGATCGCCTTCGAGCGCCGTATCTTCGAGACCTCCCCCGGCTCGGACCTGCGGGCGCTGGACGAGGGCCGCATCTCGGTCACCCCCCTGCGCCTTGACATGACCGACGAGCCGCAGATGACGCGGCTCGCCCTGCTGTTCGACGCGAAGTAG